Below is a genomic region from Marinilabiliales bacterium.
CTGACTATATTTGCTTTATCTTTTAATTTATATTAATTTGCATCTGAAAAGAGCCGGGAACAATCATTAAATTATATCACAATGGAAAATTACAGGGAGAAACGCCTTGAGCGCCAGCTCAAATCTCAGCAAAGTACGAGCATCGTTATTGCAGTGATCCTGCTGCTCTCAATACTGGGCAACGTATTCCTTTTTGTTCGCAACAGCACCATGAACAACCAGAATGAGGAGCTGGACAGGCAGCTTACGGCGATGACAACCGAAAAAGAGGCAGTCGAACAGGCCAATGCCCAGCTGAAGGCAGATATCAATGACCTCAACAATCAGATCAATGTAGTAAGAGAGAGTGCGGCCGCTCTCGAGGCTGAGATCAACACACGGGATTCCCGTATAGCAAGGCTGCGAAACCAGGTAGCAGAAATAGACCAGTTGCGCCAGCAGGTGGCCGAACTTGAATCCCTCAGGGAAGAATTCAGCAGGCTTGAAGAGGAGAGGCAGCAGCTTATGGAAGATCTTCAGCAGTTGAATGAAAAGCTTGCTGAAATGGAGACCAGGCACCAGGCACTCCTGGCAAGGGTTGAGGAGGCAACCTACCTGAAGGCCTATAATGTGTGTGTATTCAACCTGAGGGACAGGTGGCTGGGAAGACCGGTAACCATGGAGCTTGCAAGAAGGGTAAACCGTACAATCGTCAGTTTTGAGATAAACGGAAACATCCTTGTAGAGCCCGGACAGAAAGAGATACATCTTATACTGACCGATCCGGCAGGCAATGTGGTTAACGGCACACAGGAAACTTTCATGATCTCCGGATCAGGCAACACGAGCCAGTATACCAAATTCAGTACCATCGAGTACAACAGGCAATCGGTGCCCCTTAACTACACCATCGTGCATGAGGACAGGCTTGATTCAGGGACATTCCTCATGGAGGTTTATATTGACGGGGTGTTGTCAGGTGGAAAGGAATTCAGCCTTGAATAAAGGGATATTATCACCCTAAGGTCAAATAAAAAGAAAATGCATTCCCTAGCTGCCGGTATTTGCCACGGCAGCTTTTAATGTATTTGTAAGCAGTGCAACTATTGTCATCGGTCCCACTCCACCTGGTACCGGTGTAATATGGCTGCATTTTGGAGCTACCTCATCGAACATTACATCACCAATCAGTTTCCAGCCTGATTTGGTTTTATCCGATTTCACCCTTGAAATACCTACATCAATAACAACGGCTCCCTCCTTTACCATGTTACCTGTTACGAATTGGGGCCTGCCGAGCGCTGCCACAAGAATGTCAGCCTGGCGGCAGATATCCTCAAGGTTCCTGGTTCTGCTGTGGCAGATAGTAACCGTTGCATCGCCCGGATAGCCTTTATGAGACATCAGAGCAGCCAGGGGCTTGCCAACTATATTGCTCCTGCCTATTATAACACAGTGTTTCCCTGATGTCACTATCTCATATCTTTTCAGAAGCTCCAGTATGCCGTATGGTGTAGCGGATAGAAATGCGGGACGGCCAATAAACATTTTACCAACATTAACCGGATGGAACCCGTCAACATCCTTTTCAGCACTGATCCTTTCAATAACCCTCTGCTCAGGAATATGACCGGGTAGCGGAAGCTGCACAATCATTCCATCTATATCGGTATTGCTGTTTATCTCATCTATTTTTTCAAGGAGCATGTCTTCCGTTGTCTGTTCTTCAAGCCTTATGACAGTACTTCTGAAACCAACTTCATCGCACGCCCTGGCCTTATGCGCCACATAAGTTTCGCTGGCCCCGTCGTTTCCTACAATAACAGCAGCAAGATGCGGGATCTTCCCTCCCGATTTCCTGATCTTTTGAACCTCTGCAGCAATCTCTTTCTTTATCTGCCCCCCAACTTTCTTGCCGTCAAGTAATATCATGATACATAGTTTTTTAAATGAGCAGGTTGCAATTCCTGCAGATCTACCGTCCCATTGCCGGCATCCCCTTCATCATCCTGCCGGCTTTCTTGCCGCTTGTCATCATTTTCATCATCTTCCGGGTTTCATCAAATTGTTTGATCAGGCGGTTCACTTCCTGGATTGTGGTCCCGCTGCCGTCAGCTATTCTTTTTCTGCGGCTTCCGTTGATTATAACCGGATCATTCCTCTCCTCGGGGGTCATCGACCTGATTATGGCCTCAATCCCCTTGAAGGCGTCATCGTCAATATCAAGATTCTTCATTGCCTTGCCCACACCGGGAATCATCGATGCCAGCTCCTTCAGGTTTCCCATCTTCTTGATCTGCTGTATCTGGGCTATAAAATCGTCGAAGTTGAACTGGTTTTTAGCAATCTTTTTATGCAGCTTACGCGATTCCTCCTCGTCAAACTGCTCCTGCGCCCTCTCCACCAGGGTAACAATATCGCCCATTCCCAGGATCCTGTCAGCCATCCTCTCGGGATGGAAAACATCAATGGCATCAAGTTTCTCGCCCGTACCGATAAACTTGATCGGCTTGTCAACAACCGATCTTATCGAAAGGGCCGCACCACCTCTTGTATCACCATCAAGCTTGGTCAGCACCACTCCGTCGAAATCAAGCCGGTCATTGAATGCTTTGGCAGTGTTCACTGCATCCTGTCCCGTCATAGAATCAACCACAAAGAGAATTTCGTGCGGATCAACAGCCTTCTTTATATCGGCTATCTCGTTCATCATCTGCTCATCAACAGCAAGACGCCCGGCGGTATCTATTATTACAAGATTGTGGCCCTGCATACGGGCATGCTTAATTGCCGCCCTTACTATTTTAACCGGCTGCATGTTCCCTTCTTCAGTATATACAGGAACCTCAGCCTGTTCGCCGATGATCTTAAGCTGCTCAATTGCAGCAGGCCGGTATACGTCACCCGCAACGAGGAGCGGGTTCTTCCCCTTTTTCGTCTTCAGGAACCGGGCAAGTTTTCCTGAAAAGGTAGTTTTTCCCGATCCCTGAAGGCCCGCAACAAGAACAACTGCCGGGTTGGCCTTGATATTCAGATCTTCCATCTTACCGCCCATGAGAGCAGCAAGCTCGTCATGCACAATCTTAACGAGCATCTCACCGGGCTTTAAGGATGTCAGCACGTTCTGACCCATTGCCTTTTCCTTGACCGTATCGGTAAAGTTCTTGGCAATTTTGTAGTTAACGTCGGCATCAAGCAGCGCCCTCCTGACCTCCTTCAGCGTCTCGGCAACATTGATCTCAGAGATGTAGCCCTCGCCCTTTAGCAGTTTGAATGAGCGTTCAAGTTTATCGGTTAGGTTTTCAAACATTTTATTAAAAAATTTATCCTTTAGTCATGCAAAATTAATCAATAGAACAGCCAACACCAACTTTGATCCTCCGGCTATTATTGTGCCTTCCAATTCAGGCGCCAGGGGGCTGCATCATTACTATGATTTCCCTTCCGGGGAATATAACGCCATTCCCCTGCGCCTGACCTGGTGATTACATCTTATCAGGCACGTCGATCCCCAGCAGGCCCATTCCCGTTTTGATAACGTTTCCGGCGAGCAGGGAGACCATGAGTCTGAATTTTCTCACCCCCGGGTCAGCCTCCCTTATTACCGGGTGATCGTGATAGAACTGGTTATATTCTTTGGCAAGGTCATATACCAGATTTGCTATCAGGGCGGGACTGCAGTTTCTACCGGCCTCTGACAGAATACCAGGAAACTCATGCAGCAGTGTGATCACCCGCACCTCCTTATCTGTCAGCGTTATATTCAAATCATTACCCGGAGCCGGTTTAATACCCTGCTCCTCTGCCTTTTTCAGCAACGAACATATCCTCGCATGCGTGTACTGTATAAACGGCCCTGTGTTACCATTGAAATCGATAGACTCCTCAGGGTTGAAGATCATGTTTTTCTTCGGGTCCACCTTGAGGATGAAATACTTCAGGGCCCCCATCCCGATCTTCCTCACGATCTCCTCCTTCTCATCTTCTGACAGGCCTTCAAGCTTGCCCAGTTCGGCAGACAGCCTGCCGGCGGTCTCGATCATCTGGTCAATCAGGTTATCGGCATCAACCACCTTGCCTTCCCTTGATTTCATTTTTCCGGATGGCAGTTCGACCATCCCGTATGATATATGATGCAGCGACCCGGCCCATTCAT
It encodes:
- a CDS encoding bifunctional 5,10-methylene-tetrahydrofolate dehydrogenase/5,10-methylene-tetrahydrofolate cyclohydrolase (catalyzes the formation of 5,10-methenyltetrahydrofolate from 5,10-methylenetetrahydrofolate and subsequent formation of 10-formyltetrahydrofolate from 5,10-methenyltetrahydrofolate), whose translation is MILLDGKKVGGQIKKEIAAEVQKIRKSGGKIPHLAAVIVGNDGASETYVAHKARACDEVGFRSTVIRLEEQTTEDMLLEKIDEINSNTDIDGMIVQLPLPGHIPEQRVIERISAEKDVDGFHPVNVGKMFIGRPAFLSATPYGILELLKRYEIVTSGKHCVIIGRSNIVGKPLAALMSHKGYPGDATVTICHSRTRNLEDICRQADILVAALGRPQFVTGNMVKEGAVVIDVGISRVKSDKTKSGWKLIGDVMFDEVAPKCSHITPVPGGVGPMTIVALLTNTLKAAVANTGS
- a CDS encoding signal recognition particle protein, giving the protein MFENLTDKLERSFKLLKGEGYISEINVAETLKEVRRALLDADVNYKIAKNFTDTVKEKAMGQNVLTSLKPGEMLVKIVHDELAALMGGKMEDLNIKANPAVVLVAGLQGSGKTTFSGKLARFLKTKKGKNPLLVAGDVYRPAAIEQLKIIGEQAEVPVYTEEGNMQPVKIVRAAIKHARMQGHNLVIIDTAGRLAVDEQMMNEIADIKKAVDPHEILFVVDSMTGQDAVNTAKAFNDRLDFDGVVLTKLDGDTRGGAALSIRSVVDKPIKFIGTGEKLDAIDVFHPERMADRILGMGDIVTLVERAQEQFDEEESRKLHKKIAKNQFNFDDFIAQIQQIKKMGNLKELASMIPGVGKAMKNLDIDDDAFKGIEAIIRSMTPEERNDPVIINGSRRKRIADGSGTTIQEVNRLIKQFDETRKMMKMMTSGKKAGRMMKGMPAMGR